Part of the Methanobacterium paludis genome is shown below.
TTGATGTGGTATTGGACATTGCAAAGGAGATGCACATCAACCGTAAGAGAACGGGCTTTGCAGGTATGAAGGACAAGGCAGCTGTAACAAGGCAGTGGCTCTGTGTAAGTAACATAGAACCCGAGGAACTTCCAGACCTTGAAGAAAAGCTTTATAACGTCAAAGTACTTAAAATAATGAAAAATGAGAAGAAACTGAGGATAGGACAGCTTGTAGGCAATAAGTTCAGGATTTTGATCAGGGACTCGGAGGATCCGAAGCAGGATGCAGAGACTGCAGGGAGGATACTGGACCAGTTGGTACAAAATGGTGTCCCAAATTATTATGGATGGCAACGATTTGGAAAAAACCGCCCAAATACTCATAAAGTTGGAGAAGCACTGGTGCACAACGATATAAAAGGAGCAGTAGATTCTTATATTGGAAACCCCTACGAGAAAGAGAAGGACCATATAAAAGAGGCAAGGGCACTCTATGATATAGGAGAATTTGAAGAGGCCTACCAGAGCATGCCATCGGGAATGCGCTACGAGAAGATGATGCTTAGGGAGCTCATGAAACAGCAGAGGAAAAGGGGCAAACTGGATGAGGAAGCATATAAAATCTCACTTGAAAGCCTTCCAAAACCTTTAAAACGAATGTTTGTCCACGCGTATCAATCATACCTATTCAATAAGGCGGTAAGTGAAAGAACGAAGATGGGTATTGACAGATACGTTGAAGGTGACATAGTCATCGACAACGAAGAGCATTTGATACATGAATTTGAAGAAGAGGACATAAATGAGAAAATAAGGAACTTCCAGGCCCATCAGACAGCCCCACTTTACGGAACAAAGGTGCCCCTTGCAGGTGCTGAAGTTGGGAAGATGGAACAGAAGGTGCTTGACGAGGAAGGCATTAAGCTTGAAGACTTTGAATGTCCTAAAACCCCTAGACTTGGAAGCCACGGACTTCGAAGAGCTATAAGATTTAAAATATGGGATGTTAAAGCAGAATGTACCGATGAAGGTGTTATGGTGGAATTTTCCATTCCAAAAGGGTGCTATGCAACCGCAGTGATCAGGGAGATCATGAAGGAGGATGTTTATTAAATAATCACTAATTTTACTTTCTTTTTTTACCTGGAAAATTAGATTTTATGTTGTTTAATAGTTTAAATGTATAAAAAAAGGAAATTAAGGATAAATTTAAATGGTTATCTTTTTAAATTCTACTTCCATTTTTCTATCCTTGGAATACTCAAATGTGTGTTTACAGCCGCTGCAGCGAATGATTGTAAGTTTTCCAGATTTTAAAGCACTTTCCAGAACATCTTCTGGAATTCCCTCGGTTTTTTGAGGAACTTTCACTATGTCGATGTTTTTATCGATGCAACCACATTCTGGACATTTTTGACTGTAATCTTCAGCTTTCATAATCTCACCTCATAAAAATAATTTCAGATCAAATGGATAGTATGCATGTGTACGAACTAATATATAAAGTTTTGTTCGTGAATATGCGAATATATTTTAAAACTTCAAAACACAATAAAAAGACGAAATTGAACCAAAATTCAAAAAAATAAATTTTAAGGTGTTTTTTAAAAAAGTTTAAAAAAGGGAAATGAAACTAAATTTATTCCAAGTTCCAGCTTTATCCTGTTGTTAATGAATCAGTATCTTTTAGAACTGTTTAAGCAGGTTTACTCTTCTGCGTACTTTTCAGGGTTTTCTTCAAAGGTTTTTTTGCAGCCAGGTGCACAGAAATAGTATTTTTTACCTTTGTACTCGCTCACCCATTTTGCTGTTTTCTCGTCAACATCCATTTTGCATATAGGATCCACTGCCATTTTTAACACCTCGTTTATTATTAGATCTTAATGATCTAAATTTTTTATTATTCACACCTTACTATTTTTCTAAAACGGCTTAACTTATAAAGTCTAACAGATCATCAAAATCAAGTTTCACGCATATCTTTAACGATTGTACCGTCTTTTATAACCATAACTATGTTGTCTGGATTTCCAAGTGACTTTATATCCTCCAAAGGATTGGTTTTACTTATCACAATGTCTGCAAATTTTCCTTCTTCAACCGTACCAACCTTATCCTGCCATCCAAGACATTCAGCCCCAGTTTTTGTTCCTGCAACTATGGCTTCATCTGGGGTCATCCCTATATCCTGAAGAAGACTCAATTCTTCCAAATTACGGCCGTGTGATAACACACCGCAGTCCGTTCCCAGGGCTATGGTAACTCCCGCTCTGTAAGCCTTTTTAATGTTCTCTTTCTGGATATCAAACACCGTTAAAGCGGATTCAACTTCCCACTCACGCACTTCTCCTCTTTTTGCCCTTTCCATGTTGTTTTTGTTTACAAGAAGGGTTGGAACCAGGTAAGTCTTGTTTTCAAGCATCATATGGATTGCTTCCTCATCTAGGTAGGTGCCATGTTCAATGGAATGCACACCTGCCTTAAGGGCATTTTTCATTCCCTGAACTCCGTGAGCATGTGCCATTACTTTGATGCCATCTTTGTACTCTGCTTCCTTTACAATAACCTTCAATTCTTCAACTGTGAACTGTGTGGATTCAGGTCCGTCGTTCACGCTCATAACACCCCCTGTCACCATGACCTTTATAACCTCTGCACCTGCACGCAGAACCTCGCGCACCTTCTTTCTAACCTCCTCAAGACCGTCACAGATACTATCTGGATAACCTGGATAAGAAGTTTTAATATCGTATCCTGAATTCAGCCATAAATCGAAGTGGCCTCCTGTTATTGAAAGTGGGGTAACAGATATTTGTATCCTGGGCCCGAGAATCAAACCCTGTTCAATCGCCATTTTAACGCCTGCATCTGCAAGACCCGCGTCTCGCACTGTTGTAACACCGGCGTTGATTGTAAGGCGCATGTTTTCAATTGCATTGTAAAAGTAGAGTGAAAGTGGCTTGTAAATAATGTCTTCCCTGTGAAATCCATTGGCCATGATGTGAACGTGGGCGTCCACAAATCCTGGTAAAATGAAGCCATCGTTGGCGTCTATCATTTTCATTTTGGAGGTTTCAGGGAGTTTTATTGAGTTTTTAGGGCCTGCAGATATTATTTGTTTGTTCCTGATTAATACAGCGGCATTCCTAATTGGGGGCTTACCTGTACCGTCTATAAGAGTTCCATTATGGATCAAGGAGTATGGCATCTTTATCATCCTATCTTTTTATCATTTACATTGAAGTTTTCATCAAGTAACTATTGGTGTTTTAACTTTTATTTATTACTGGAGTTAAGATAATGAATAAAACTATAAATGAACTATTTTTATGATTTATTCGTTTTTATGATTTATTTTAATAAAATAAATGATAATTACAATTTTTTTTGTTTTATTAAATCTTAAAACTGTTTATTTTTAATTTAAATTCATTTAAATATCTATTTTTTATTAATATCTGTTTTTATCAAATTTAATCCAATTTAGGGAATAAAAAGAAAACTCCATTAGGGAAATTAAACAAAATATGTAATGGGAATCAAGTTGTTCTGAAATCAGTTCTCAGAGCAAAATTTTTGAATAAACTGTGGGGTGGAATTTATGGTGGAATGGGGAGCTGTAATTATTGGATTTGTTTTGTCAATAATACTGGGGGCTTTATTTGCGGTGATCATCCCGTTATGGGGAGGAATGCTTGGGCTTTTAGTGGCAGGAATGGTGGTTGGTTACATGGTTGGAGGAGACGCAGCCAATGGAATGATTAATGGGGCTGTTTCCGGTGCTTTTGGAGGTATAATGCTGGCCTTATTACTTCTAATATTTGGTACATTGATCGCAGGATTGATAGGGCTGACAGTGGCTGCAGTCACTTCTATTGTAGTATTTGTGGGACTTATAGGGGTTATAATTATAATGGCAGTTGGCGGGGCCATAGGATCGGTTGTAAAAGGGGAAGCTTAAGATTTAGATAGATTTTTCTTCTTTCTTTTGTTAATTTAGTAAGATTGATCGAGGATCAATTTAAAATAGTATAACAAAAAAAATTAAGTAACATGGTAAATCAAAAATCAGTTGTTATAGGGTTCATAGTGGCATTAGCACTGAGTTTAGCTGTAGGAATGGTTATACCGGCTTATGCAGGATACATATCCGTATTTATAGCAAGTATACTCACAGGATATCTGGTTAATGAGGATATTAAGGACGGAGCTATCCATGGAATCCTTGTGGGAATATTTACGGCAGTAGCAGTGATTTTACTCGTTATGTTGAGATCAGGATCTTCAGAAAAGATAGCAGGACTTCTCATAGTTGTAGCGGTAGGATTAATAGGTTCTTACATACTTATAGGTGCTGTTGGAGGAGCTATAGGCTCTCTAATCAATCAAAAAGATGAACACTAATTTTAATAAATTTCTATTTTTTTCTATTTTTGCCGGACATTAATTGGATATACTTTATTAATTAGAACCTTTATAATGACCTTTATAAACTCTATAAGGACATTTATAAATTATAGCTGCTTTAAGGCGAGCTTAAACATGTGAGGATGATAAAATGACTGATTGGAAGGCTGTTGGGATAGGTGCAATATTAAACGCGGTTTTAACCATAGTTTTAACTATAGCTGTATTTCCGTTGTTCTTTTTAGGACCGTTGATAGGTGGATTTTTAACTGCTTACTTGAGTAATGGGAATGAAAAAGAGGGGTTGGTTGATGGAGCTCTTTCAGGCATAATAGGTGGTCTAATAATAGGAGTATTATTCATTGCAGGGTTCGGTGCTTTGACTGTGATTATAGGACTTATATTTGCAAAAATAGGGATCTTGGCCGGTACAATCACTTTTATAGTGGGATTATTTGTCACTTTGATGTCGGTGATCATTGGTGGAGTATTCGGGGCCATTGGTGGAGTTTTAGGTGAGTATATCAAACAGAATGAAATAATGGAATAAAATTAAATAATTGATAAATAAATTGAAATTTTATTAAGTTACTTGTTTAAGTTAACTTCTTAATTTTTTGAACCATATTCGTTTGAAATACCTTAATTTTTTCCAATTTTGATGTCAATCCTTTTTCCAATTTATTATTTAATTATTTTTGACAATTTACCTTTTTAATTACTCTTTAAAATCTTTATGATGCCGGAATCCGCATCAACTTCAACTAGATCTCCTTCTTTTAAGGTACCTAAAATATCAGCTTCTGGCCTGTCAACCATTGGTATTTCTGCCATTATGGCGCCTGTTGCAATTATTGGCTCTGCTTCAAGTGCTATTATGGCCAAAGGTGCTGTACCGTTTTTGGCCATTTGATATATTACGTAGGATCCAACTGTTGAACCCTTACCTGAGGGTATGAACAGTATCTTCCCGCTTATTTTCCTGCCGTGGAGCTCGTGATTTGAATCTATTACAGTACCTGTTTCAGGGTCAACACCACCCAGAAAGCTTATTGGTTCTTTTGTTAAGATGATTTCGCCTTTTGCATGTCCCTTTGAGATTTTCCTGCTTTTAATGATTTTTGATTCCATGATTACAATTTCTCTTGTATGTATAAAAATTTTTTGAAGTTTAGTAAAATCTTAAATGAAACTGATAAATTAATACAAAGTGACCAAACCATAAAAAAAGCTGATTTTTGGAAATTTTCTTTAAAAAGGCGTTTTTTAAAATTTTCACTATTTTTAAATTTCACTTAAAACTTCATTTTCAAAAATAAAAATAGGACCTAAAGAGCATAAAACAGAGCATAAAAGTCCAGGCAAAATAAAAAAAATAAAAAAAGTTGATTAAGGAAGTTTTATTACAGTTCTCATTCCAGTTCAAGTTTCACTGCACCGATTCTTGGTGCCAGATAGTTGTACAACACTGCCATGATGGCGTATAAAATGAATACAATGACAAAGTTGAACACAACGTTTATTAAAAGACTTATAACCCCTGCTGCGGCTGATGAACCCATTGCAATACTGCTGACCGTGCTTATGAGTTCAAATATTAAATTAATGATAGCCATAACGATTGAAGCTATTAATGCTAATTTTATCGGTGGAATTGAGTTTATACCGTAGAGTTTTTCTTTTAAAGCTTCAAATTCAAACTCTATACCTCCAATTTTAGGTGCAAGCAGGTTGTAGAATATCGCTGCCAGTGCAGTCATTATGAAACTGACTATGAACATCACGATTGGAACTCCAATTACCATGATTAAAAGTCCTACAATCCCTAAAGCGCCAATTGATCCAAGTCCGGGTATGGTTGCTCCTTGATATACAGATGCAATTGCTGCACCCTGTAAACCTATTAGAAGTATTGGTCCAATTATCAGCATGGCTAGGAAAACCAGGGTGGCACTGATTGCGGAAAGCATGAGTGCGAATGGAACAACAGGAACTCCTATGATCTCTTTCAAATCTACAAGATCAAGTTTGATTCCTCCCAACCTTGGAACGAACACGTTGTAGATCAGTGCTGTTAAAAATGACTGTGTAACGCTGAATATAAAGCTACCCACAGGCAAAAGAATGATAACTGCTACAGCGAGGCTTGCTATTGCTCCTGCTGTGATACCGAGACTGCTTGGTAAAAATACTCC
Proteins encoded:
- a CDS encoding DUF126 domain-containing protein, producing MIKSRKISKGHAKGEIILTKEPISFLGGVDPETGTVIDSNHELHGRKISGKILFIPSGKGSTVGSYVIYQMAKNGTAPLAIIALEAEPIIATGAIMAEIPMVDRPEADILGTLKEGDLVEVDADSGIIKILKSN
- a CDS encoding YHS domain-containing protein — translated: MAVDPICKMDVDEKTAKWVSEYKGKKYYFCAPGCKKTFEENPEKYAEE
- a CDS encoding DUF5518 domain-containing protein encodes the protein MVNQKSVVIGFIVALALSLAVGMVIPAYAGYISVFIASILTGYLVNEDIKDGAIHGILVGIFTAVAVILLVMLRSGSSEKIAGLLIVVAVGLIGSYILIGAVGGAIGSLINQKDEH
- a CDS encoding metal-dependent hydrolase family protein — protein: MIKMPYSLIHNGTLIDGTGKPPIRNAAVLIRNKQIISAGPKNSIKLPETSKMKMIDANDGFILPGFVDAHVHIMANGFHREDIIYKPLSLYFYNAIENMRLTINAGVTTVRDAGLADAGVKMAIEQGLILGPRIQISVTPLSITGGHFDLWLNSGYDIKTSYPGYPDSICDGLEEVRKKVREVLRAGAEVIKVMVTGGVMSVNDGPESTQFTVEELKVIVKEAEYKDGIKVMAHAHGVQGMKNALKAGVHSIEHGTYLDEEAIHMMLENKTYLVPTLLVNKNNMERAKRGEVREWEVESALTVFDIQKENIKKAYRAGVTIALGTDCGVLSHGRNLEELSLLQDIGMTPDEAIVAGTKTGAECLGWQDKVGTVEEGKFADIVISKTNPLEDIKSLGNPDNIVMVIKDGTIVKDMRET
- a CDS encoding DUF5518 domain-containing protein; protein product: MVEWGAVIIGFVLSIILGALFAVIIPLWGGMLGLLVAGMVVGYMVGGDAANGMINGAVSGAFGGIMLALLLLIFGTLIAGLIGLTVAAVTSIVVFVGLIGVIIIMAVGGAIGSVVKGEA
- the truD gene encoding tRNA pseudouridine(13) synthase TruD, whose product is MLNAETYVTEDKGLSGKIRTKYEDFYVEEIPENLPSGTGPNTWIFIEKIGRNTLDVVLDIAKEMHINRKRTGFAGMKDKAAVTRQWLCVSNIEPEELPDLEEKLYNVKVLKIMKNEKKLRIGQLVGNKFRILIRDSEDPKQDAETAGRILDQLVQNGVPNYYGWQRFGKNRPNTHKVGEALVHNDIKGAVDSYIGNPYEKEKDHIKEARALYDIGEFEEAYQSMPSGMRYEKMMLRELMKQQRKRGKLDEEAYKISLESLPKPLKRMFVHAYQSYLFNKAVSERTKMGIDRYVEGDIVIDNEEHLIHEFEEEDINEKIRNFQAHQTAPLYGTKVPLAGAEVGKMEQKVLDEEGIKLEDFECPKTPRLGSHGLRRAIRFKIWDVKAECTDEGVMVEFSIPKGCYATAVIREIMKEDVY
- a CDS encoding DUF5518 domain-containing protein, translated to MTDWKAVGIGAILNAVLTIVLTIAVFPLFFLGPLIGGFLTAYLSNGNEKEGLVDGALSGIIGGLIIGVLFIAGFGALTVIIGLIFAKIGILAGTITFIVGLFVTLMSVIIGGVFGAIGGVLGEYIKQNEIME